A window of Bradyrhizobium sp. AZCC 1719 genomic DNA:
AGGATGCGGATTACTGGGATTTCGTCTACTTCTCGTTCGTGATCGGCATGACCGCGCAGGTTTCCGACGTCGGCATCACCGACAAGGTCATCCGCCGCACCGCGACCGTGCACGGCATCATTTCGTTCGTGTTCAACACCGCGCTGCTGGCCTTGATGGTGAATATCGCGGCGAGCGTGATCTGATCGCTGGCGTCACGGCTTTGAAGCGGGACCCGGCCCCTCTGCGATCAGGACAGCGAAGAGCCGGGGCCCGGCGTGTCTGCGGTTATGGGCACACGCCCGACATGATGGCGCCGAACGAGTGGCAGCCCACCGCACGTTCGTGGCCGGTAAGCGGACGGCCTTGCTGGGACATCCCTGGAGCATTCGGATTCTGGGAACGTGTAACAATCGCCTGCCTTGGCTCCCGACCTTGCCGTGCTTCAGGAACTCGTCTTGCCTCCGGTCTGTCGCGCTTGGCGACCGGCTTCCTGGCGCTGCGCTTCTCGCATTCATTGTCGTCGTTGAGGAACGAGCCCTCCGCGCAGGTGATCTTGGTGCAGCGCTCGCCCTCGGCCTTGAAGCCGTGCTCGCAGACCAGCGGGCACACGCGCGCCGATTTCAGCTTGATCGTATCGAGCGTATCGACGCTGGCGACCTTGGTGTCGAGCTTGGTTCCGGCGTAGCGGTTGAACAGGGTCAGCGACCGCTGCGAGGCGCTATTCCAGTTGCCGTCGGCATTGCCCGCGAGGCACCCGACGCGGCGCAGTTCGGCCTGCACCGACTTTGTGACGTCAACCTGCGGCGGGCCGGCCGAGAGGGCAGCAACGTTCACGGCTTTGTCCTTCTCCGCGGGTGCTGGAGCCGACGCCTTGTCGGCGGCGGCGCTTTCGGCGGCGACGCGCTTCTGCTCGGCCGCGGCCGCCTGCTCCTGCGCCACCTGCTTGGCCTTTTCAGCCGCGATGCGCGCCTGCTCGGCAGCCTTGGCTTCCGCCTCGGCCTTTGCCTGCTGCGACTTCTGGGCGCCCTCGGCGGCGAGCCGCGCCCGCTCCTGCTCTGCGAGCCGCGCTTTCTCGGTCGCCGCGACGCGCGCCTCCTCGGCCGCAATCTTGTCGAGCTGAAGTTTTGCGAGGCTCGAATAGAAGCCATCGGGATATTGCGCAAGGAAGGCGTTGAGCGCGCTCTTGTTGCCGATCTGTAGCGCGAGTTCGTAATCGCGGCGGGCTTCGGCCTGCGCGCTCAGGGCTGGCGCAGCGGCCGCCGGCGCCGCGCGCGGTGCCGGCACCAGCGGCACGTCTTCACCGCCGAGCGAACCATACACAAAGGGTTCCTGCCGATTGTTGGTCGTTTTGAGCACCTCATCGCGGACAAAGCCGAACGCGCGGCGCACGTCGAGCCCGGGCTTGGTCAAATGATTCGACAGCGCCGACGTGAACGGGCTGTTCTTGCCGTCACCGTCGGCCGCGGTCGAACCGGCCTTGGCCGAATAGGCGATCAGGACGTTGGGGCTGGTCGGCTCGACCTTGGCCAGGCCTTGCCCGATCGCGCGCGACGCGACCGTACGCTTCATGGTGCGGGCAAACGGATTGTCGCGGCAGGCGTCGAGAATCACGAGCCGCAGCTTCTTGGCCGGTTCGATTGCGATCAGGATGCGATCGAGCGAGAGGCCCTCGTCATAAATGTCGGTATCGCGTTCCAGCCGCGCATCGACGGGAATCAGGTAATTCGCGCCGTCAACTTCGATCCCGTGGCCGGCGTAGTAGACCACGGCAATATCGGCATCGCGCGCGCGATCGGCGAAGTCGCGCAGCGCGCGACGGGTCTCGGCCGCCGGCAAGTCGCGGCGGGAATCGACGACGTCAAAGCCGGCGTCCTTCAGCGTCGCCGCGATTTTGGAACTGTCGTTAACCGGGTTGGTAAGCGGTGCGACATTCTGGTAGGCGGAATTGCCGACGATCAGCGCGACGCGCTTTTCGGCAAAGGCCGGCTCGCTCGCCAGCAGGAAGGCGGCGGCTGCAAGTGCCCATCGGCACAATTTTAGCGATCCAGACATCATCATGACTCCTCCGGAGTCTCGTACTTTTTTACCACACCGGTCTACCTATCAGAAGCCAGACCACCGCTTTGTGAGTTAAGTCACGAACCACGCAGACGTGAATCGGCCTCCTCGCTATATCCTTAGTCGGGCGAACAGGCCCGCAGGTTCGGCTACCGCCTCTGCCGTTTCCACAGGGGTTCCCGGCGCAGCCCCGCGGGGACGGGCGCATTCTTCGGCAACGATGCGAGCGTTCGCGTTTTCTCAATAGCGCAATCCGCCGGTCCATGGCTAAATTCACCTCGAATGATTTCTGTCTTGTCCGGGAGGAAAGCCGTGAGCCCAGACCGATCGACCGTCGAAGCCGTGGTGCAGACCTATTTCGATGGCCTCTATGAAGGCGATGCCGACAAGCTCGGCGCGATCTTCGACGCAAGCGCCGATTTGCGCTGGCTGGAGAAGGGCGAGTTGCAGGTGCTGACCGTACCGGACTGGCTCGACCGGGTACGCAAGCGGCCCTCCGCCAAGGCTGAAGGCAAGCCGCGCGAGGATTTCATCGTGACGATTGATCGCTCGGATAATCAGACCGCCTTCATCAAGGTGCGATGCCAGTTGCCGCCGCGCTATTTCACCGACTATCTGGTGGCGATGAAATTGCGCGACGGCTGGAAAATCGTCTCGAAATCCTATCGCTACGATCTCCGCGAGTAATACTTACTCAGGCCTGCCCTACTCCGCTGCCGCGTTCCGCCCGGCCCAACATAGCCCGCAGCATCGCCGAACCGCTCGATCATGACAGCGGTGAGGTCCTTGGCTTTGTTGGTGACGCAGGCGCCGGAGCGCACGGCGTAGCGGTCCTGATGCTTCAGGTGCGGCGGCGCCTCGCCCTTCTGCAGCGCCCGGGCGGCATCCATCACGAGCTTGCGGAAATGCATGATGCCGAGGTCGGTCGGGCCGAGATGTTCGCGGGTGCGGTCGGCGATCGGGCCCTGGCTGTCCTGCACGGCGGCGTCCTGCTCGGACACGCCCTTGATGCCGGTGTAGCTATGGGTCTTCTGCAGCTTGCGATCGATCAGGTAGTCGTTCGACTTGTTGCGCAGCGGCACGTAATTCTCATCGACTTCCGAAATGACGCCGTTGCCGCGATCGTAGGCCTCACGCTCGGCATCCGTAATCGGCCGTTCCGGATTCCAGGCGTAGGTATAGATCCAGCAATTGGTATCGGTCACCGGCACAAAGCTCTGACCAAAAATGTTCTCGCCCGGCATCGCGCTCGGCGCATAGGCATGCACCGGCATCAGGAACTGCGCGATGCGCCAGTAGATATTGTCGCTGCCGGTGAGACGCCCGCCGGCGATCGTCAGCCCGGCCTCATGCGGGTTGATCTTGATGACGGGGCGCGGATCTTCCGCGATCCAGCGCATATGGTCGGTCGCCACGCGTGTCAGCGGATTCACGAAGTGCTTCTTGATATCGAGGATCTCGTTCTCTTCCTTTTCGAAGGAGAGATGCGCGAAGGTGAAATGTGCGGTGTCGATCGAGCCTTCCAGTGCCTGCACCCAGTTGCAGTCCTGCCATTTCTTCGAAACGTAGCGATGCGAGGGCGGCACCAGCGCCATTTCCAGATCGGGCAACTCGGGCACCTGATCGGCGGGACCCATATAGGCCCAGATCATCTCGCCCCACTCGCGCACCGGATAGGACTTGATGCGGATCAGGTCCTTGGCGTTGAGGTCGGGATAGGAGGTCGGCATGTCGACGCAGCGGCCCTCGGTGTCGAACTTCCAGCCGTGATAGACGCAGCGGATGCCGCACTCCTCGTTGCGGCCAAGCCAGAGATTGGCGCCGCGATGCGGGCAATATTGATCGATGACACCGACGACGCCGCTTGTATCGCGGAAGGCGAGCAGCTCCTCGCCCATGACGACAATCTTCTTCGGCGGACCGTCGGCCTCGGGTAACTCTTCTGACAGCAGCACCGGAATCCAGAAGCGGCGCAGCAGCTCGCCCATGCCGGTGCCTGCACCGCTCTCGGTGAGGAATTTGTTGTCTTCGGCGCGGAGCATGAGGGCCTCCCGATCTTGTTTTTGCTTTTACGGAAGACTGACGCGGGTGACCGATAACGTCAACGCTCATTCCGCTCTCGTGTCCCGGCTCTGCAGTGCACGCTTTGCGATGCACTGCGTCCGGGGCACGATATGCCGCTTTATATCGGCCTCTCGCCCTTCACCGTCACCCGCGTGCCTGACCGCGTATGCGGCCAGTAGTCCCACATCGCGCGGTGCTGGGCGCAGCGGTTGTCCCAGAACGCGATGGCGTTTTCCGTCCAGCGGAAGCGGCACTGGAACAACGGATTTTCCGCGTGCTGGTAGAGATAGGCCAGCACGGCATCGCTCTCGTCGCGCGGGATGCCGATAATGTAACGGGTAAAGCCGCGATTGACGTAGAGCGCCTTCTTGCCAGTGACGGGATGCGTGCGCACCACGGGGTGTTCGGCACGCGGATATTCCACCCTGTCGGCGACGCCATAGTTGGCGTAAAGCCCGCGATAGGTCTGCTCGCCGTCGTGCAGCGCTGTCAGCCCGGCGAGATAGGTCTTCATCCGGTCCGACAGCGCCTCATAGGCGGCGTACATGTTGGCAAACAGCGTATCGCCGCCGCGTGGCGGGCATTGCTTGATGTAGAGGATCGATCCCATCGGCGGCTCGACGTCGCAGGACACGTCGGTGTGCCAGCCCTCGCCATTGGCGCGCGGCGAATCCTTGTCGGCATAGATCTTCATCAGCGCCGGGTCGCCCTCGTTGGGCGCCGCCGGATGCACATGCAGTTCACCGAACTTGCGCCCGAAAGCGAGATGTTGCTGCGGGGTGATATGCTGGTCGCGAAAGAAGATGACGAGGTTTTCGGCGAGCGCGCGATGGATTTCGTCCATCTGCCGGTTGGAGCGCCCGTCGTCCGAGACGAGCTTGCCGATATCGACGCCGGAGATTTCCGCGCCGATGATTGGCGTGAGTTTCTCGACTGCAATGGTCTCGTAAGGTTCGGCTTCGTCGGCGAGGTGGCGATAGCGCGGTCCCTGCTTGCCGGACAGCGATGACATGGGCGTTCTCCCAATCGTTCTTGATTGGGACGCATCGTAGCGAAGGCAATACGAAGCGCAATCCGGATCAACAATGTAGTGCGGTTAGAGACCTGTCCGCCGTAGCTCAAGAGCGAGGCGGAAGCGTAACCCGCCGCTCGTGCGCGCAAAAAATAAGGCGGATTGCGCTTGCGCTAATCCGCCTCACGATTCTGCTATGATTGTTTGTTCGTCATTCCGGGATGGTCCGAAGGACCAGACCCGGAATCTCGAGATTCCGGGTTCGATGCTGACGCATCGCCCCGGAATGACGCTTCGCGTCACTCCGCCGCGGTCACGGCGCTCGCGGGCGTCTTGCTGCCGCTGCCATAGCGCTGATCGATGTAATCGATGACCAGCGCCTTGAAGTCGGCGGCAATCGTCGGACCGCGCAGGGTGCGGAACTTCTTGCCGTCGACGAACACGGGCGCCGCCGGCGCTTCGCCGGTGCCGGGCAGGGAGATGCCGATATTGGCGTGCTTGGATTCGCCCGGGCCGTTGACGATGCAGCCCATCACCGCGACGTTGAGCTGCTCGACGCCGGGATATTGCGTTTTCCAGCCCGGCATTTCCTCGCGGATGAAATCCTGGATCGAGCGCGCCAGCTCCTGGAATGTGGTCGAGGTGGTGCGGCCGCAGCCCGGACATGCCGCGACCAGCGGCACAAAGGTGCGGAAGCCCATGGTCTGCAGCAATTCCTGCGCAACCTGAACTTCCAGCGTGCGGTCGCCGCCGGGTTCGGGCGTGAGCGAAATGCGGATGGTATCGCCGATGCCGTCCTGCAGCAGAATGCCGAGCGCGGCGGATGAAGCCACGATGCCCTTCGATCCCATGCCGGCTTCGGTCAGGCCGAGGTGGATGGCGTAATCCGAGCGGCGCGCCAGCTCCTGATAGACCGCGATCAGATCCTGCACGGCGGAAACTTTTGCCGACAAAATCATGCGGTTCTTGGGCATGCCGAGCTCTTGGGCGCGGGCGGCCGACAGCAGCGCCGACTGCACCATGGCCTCGCGCGTCACCGCGCGCGCATCACGCGGGTTAGGCGAGGCCGTGTTCTCGTCCATCAGCTTGGTCAGCAGCTCCTGGTCGAGCGAACCCCAATTGGCGCCGATACGCACCGGCTTGTTGTTTTTGTTGGCGATCTCGATGATGTCGGCGAATTGCGTGTCGCGCTTGTTCTTGAAGCCGACATTACCGGGATTGATGCGATACTTGTCGAGCGCTTCGGCACAGGCCGGATATTCGGCAAGCAGCTTGTGGCCGATATAATGGAAGTCACCGATCAGGGGCGTGGTGATGCCGCGCTTGCGCAGGCCGTCGCGGATGTGCGGAACGGCGGCAGCAGCTTCCTCGCGATCGACCGTAATACGCACCATTTCCGATCCGGCGCGCGTCAGCGCCGCGACCTGCGCGATGGTGCCTTCGACATCGGCGGTGTCGGTATTGGTCATCGACTGCACGACGATCGGCGCACCCCCGCCGACGGCAACATTGCCGACCATGACCTGGGTGGTTTTGTGCCGGGCCTTCGGGCCGGCGACGTCGTCTTGCGGGATTATTTCGGGCTTGTTCATGGGGCCTCGAATATCAGGTTTTGGTGACATGTACCAAGGGGGCGGCGAAGGCAGTGTGCGCCTTGTCACATAGCGGATTTTTATCTTGTGTGTTCAATAGCTTAGGCCAACCATGGCGGCCGAAAGCAGGGCAAAAGACCTCGTCTTTCGTTAACCGCTATATTGGACAGGAATCGCCGAATTGAAAGGGCGAGCATGCGTCTGGCGGCCTTTTCATGGCCCGATGCGAGTCCTAGCATCGCCGAAATATAAATCATGGGAGGCGGGTATGCCGGCGCGAAACGAGCTGATCACGACGGCGGAACTCACCGACCTTCTCCGTCAGCCCGATCTGCGCCTGTTCGATTGCACCACCTACCTCGAACCCGCCCCTGAAGGCTCCAGCCTCCCGTATCTCACCGTGCCGGGCCGGCACAGCTTCGAGGCCGGACATATTCCGGGCGCCGACTTTCTCGATCTGCAGGGCGAATTCTCCGATCCCGATACCGAACTTCGCTTCACGATGCCGGATGTGGCGCGGCTCGAGCGGGCGTTCGGCCGCCACGGCGTTTCAAACCAAAGCCGGGTCGTGCTGTACAGCATCGGCACGCCGATGTGGGCAACGCGGTTCTGGTGGATGCTCAGATCGCTCGGCTTCGAGAACGTCGCGGTGCTCGATGGCGGTCTCGACAAATGGAAGTTCGAGGGACGCCCGCTCGAAACCGGGCCGGCGAAGGGATACGAGCCGGCAACATTCACGGCCAATCCGAGGCCAGGTTTCTTCGTCGACAAGCACGAAACGCTTGCCGCTACGTCCGAGCGAGGCACCGTCATCGTCAACGCGCTCGGTCCGCAGTTTCACAAGGGCCTCGAGCCAAGCCGCTACGGCCGCCCCGGCCGTGTGCCCGGCAGTTGCAACGTGTCGGCCGCGACGCTGCTCGACCCCAAGACCAAGGCCTTCGTGCCGCTTGCGGAGGCCGAAGCCAAGTTCAACGCGCAGGGCATCACCAAAGGCAAGCGCGTCGTCGCCTATTGCGGCGGCGGCATTTCGGCGACGGTCGACCTGTTCCTGCTGCACCAGCTCGGTTACGACAACCTCACCCTTTACGATGGCTCGATGGGCGAATGGGCCAAGGATGCGTCGCTGCCGATCGAGACGGGGTAGATCGCGAACTCGCGCTCTCCACGTCATTGCGAGGAGCGACAGCGACGAATCAATCCATCTTCAGCGCGTGTGCAAAGGTGGATTGCTTCGCGTCGCTCGCAATGACGGAAGGCTACGCCGGCACGTTCGGATCCGGCACCACCTTCGGGTCGGGCTTGTTGACGAGATAGAGCCCGGCGATGACAAGCAGCGCTGCAATACCAAAGGCAATGGTCAGCGTGTCGTGCAGGATGAAATAGGCGGCGACGACGCCGAACAATGGCGTGACGAAGGTGAACGACGACAGTTTGCTGGCTGAATAGGTCTTCACCAGCGCAAACCACAGCACGAAGGTGCAGCCCACCACCCAGATCGCCTGATAAGCCAACAGCGAGATCGACAGCGCACCTGGCATGTGCGTGATCTTCTCGCCGAACAGCAGGGATGCGCAGCCCAGGATCGGGATCGATACGGCCACCTGATAGCCGAGCGCCTTTTCCGGAGCTGCGTTACGAAGTTTCGTGCCCTTGGCGATCAGCGTGGTCGCGCCCCACAGCGCGCCGCCGCCGACTACAAGCAGGTCGCCCAGCAACACTTTTGCGTCGACATTTGCCTGGGGCACGCCGATCGCCAGCGCGACACCGGCAAAGCTGAGGCCCAGTCCGCCCCATTGCATCATGCTCAGGCGCTCTCCGAGAAACTGGTAGGAGCCGAGCGCCACGAAGAACGGTGCGGTGTACAGGAACACGGCGGCGCGCGACGCCGATGTGAACACCAATCCGCTGAAGATCAGCACGAATTCGATACCGAACAACGTGCCCGCCAGCAGGCCGGGACCGAGCGAGCCGTCGCGCTCGAGGAATTTCACGCCGCGCAGCCAACCGGCCAGCAGCATCACCGGCAACGCGCCGGCCGAGCGGATCAGGGCCTGCAGCATCGGCGGCACATCGGGCAGCGTTAGCTTCACCGCAATCTGGTTGAAGCCCCAGCTCAGGCACAACATCAGCATCAAGGCGATGGCGCCCGGGGTGAGCGCACGCCCGGCGGAAGGTTCTACTGGCTTGGACGACATCAATCCTCGTGGCCGGCTTGGCGCCGTATTCTCGTTATTTCTGGCAATGCGCGCAGATGCCGGCGATCTCGACGACAGAGAGCTTTGGCGCGAATCCGGATGCGCGCGCCGCCGCATTGAGGCTTTGCGCCACGGGGGCTGCGGGAATTTCGCCGACCGAGCCGCAGAGATCGCAGATCAAAAACGCCACCATCGAGGTCTCGTCATGATCATGCGCGCAGGCAAGGAACGCATTGCGGCTCTCGATGCGGTGGACGAGGCCGTTTTCCATCAGGAAATCGAGCGCGCGGTAGACCGTGATCGGCGCCGGCCGCGGCATCGATTTGGCGAGCTCGTCGATCACCTCATAGGCGCCGAGCGGGCGGTGGCTCGACAGTAGCGCCTGCAGCACCTGACGCCGGATCGGGGTAAATTTCTGCGCCCGCCGCGCGCAAACCTGTTCGGCATGCGCGATCGCTTCCGCAGTGCAGCGGCCGTGATCGTGGTCGGGTGCAGGAAATGTCGGCTTTGTCAGGCTCATCAGACCTTGTACCAGTTTGACGGCCAATCCTAAAGCCCGCGCATGCATTGGCTCCCAGCCATGTGCTGGAAGCGGATCAGGCCATTATTAACTCGCCGTGCAGAATTCATAAGCAAGCTTATTGTATTGCAGGCTTATGGAGGCTTGGGCATGCGCGGTTCCGTGGACATGAACTTCCTGTTTACGCTTGGCGAGGTGCAACGGATGGTGCGCGCCTATGCCGACCGGCAGGCCGCGCGCTACGGCATCACCCGTGCGCAATGGGCGGTGCTGGCCAAGGTCGAGCGCACCGAGGGCCTCAAGCAGTCGGAACTTGCCGAACAGATGGAGATGCAGCCGATCACGCTGACGCGGCTGATCGACAAGCTCTGCGACAATGGCTGGATCGAACGCCGCGGCGACGAGAATGACCGCCGCGTCAACCGCCTCTATCTGCGCAAAGCCGCGCGGCCGCTGCTCGGCAAGCTCGCCGGGCTTCGCTCCGAACTGACGGCGACCGCGCTCGACGGCATCAATCCCACTGATGCCCACCGCCTGCTCGACCAACTCGATCTGATCAAGGAAAACGTTCGCAACGCGATCCAGAATCCGGCCGGCGAACCTCCCGGAAAGGAGCAGCGCTATGGCTGATCCGGTCCTCAAATTCCCGCCCGAGCAGAAGGGCGCCCCCACACCGTCACGGCCGAAACTCGCGGCCGAGCCGCGCCGCCGGCTGATGGCCGGCATGCGGCGCTACCGGCGCTTCCTGCTGTTGGTGGTGTTGCCATTGGTTGCGCTGGTCGCCGGCGTGACGTTCTATCTCAACGGCGGCCGCTACGTGACCACCGACGACGCCTATGTCGGCGCGCAGAAGGTTCTGATCACGCCCGACATCTCCGGCAAGATCGAGAAGGTCGTGGTGAAGGAAGGCCAGCAGGTCAATCCAGGCGACGTGCTGTTCGAAATCGATCCGGTGCCGTTCCGCCTCGCCGTGGCGCAGGCCAAGGCCAACCTCGCGCAAACCAAGGTCACCTATGACAATCTGATCGCCGACCTGAAAATCTATGGCCAGATGAGCGAACTCTCGCAGCAAGGCATGGAGCTGAAGCGGCGTGACGTGGAGCGCAAGTCTTCGCTCGTGAAGAACAATTTCGGCTCGCAGCTCGACCTCGACAATGCGTCGACGGCCCTCGTCACCGCGAGCGCCCAGTTCCAGTTGCTGCAGCAGAAGATCGCGACCGCAAAAGCCCAACTGCTCGGCAATCCCGATCTGCCGCTCGAGGAATTCCCGCCCTATGCCCAGGCCAAGGCCGCGCTCGATCAGGCCCAGCGCAATCTCGACCACACCGTGATGCGTGCGCCGATGGCCGGTGTTGCCACCCAGGTCGAGCAGATCCAGCTCGGCCGCTTCGTCACGGCCGGCACGCCGGTGTTCAGTATCATCGACACCTCGAACCCGTGGGTCGACGCCAATCCGAAGGAGTCCGATTTCACCTACGTTGCGGTCGGCCAGTCGGTCACGCTCGAGGTGGATGCGTTCCCCAATCACCCCTTCAAGGGCACGGTCGGCTCACTCTCGCCCGGCACCGGTGCGCAGTTTGCGATCCTGCCGCCGCAGAACGCGTCGGGCAATTTCGTCAAGGTGGTGCAGCGCGTGCCGGTGCGGATCTATTTCGACAACAACGACAAATTCGTCCGCAAGCTGAAGGCCGGCATGAGCGTCTACGCCACCATCGACACCAACCATCGGCGCTCGCTCTCAGCCCTGCTCGGCCTGTCGCCGGCGACGGCGAACCAGGACCACGACTAGCGCCATGGCGACGCCGGGCCAGCCATCGGCATCCGTTCCCGGCCTGCGCCGGAACATGGTGACGATCTGCGCCATGACGGCAACCATCATGCAGGCGCTGGACACGACGATCGCCAACGTCGCGCTGCCCTACATGCAGGGCACGCTGTCGGCGTCGCAGGACCAGATCAACTGGGTGCTGACCTCCTATATCGTCGCCGCCGCGATCATGACCGCACCGGTCGGGTGGATCGCCAACCGCTTCGGCAGCAAGCGCATCTTCATCATCTGCTCGGCCGGCTTCACGATCGCCTCGGTGTTATGCGGATTGGCGCAGGACATCGGCCAGATGGTGGTGTTTCGTCTGCTGCAAGGCGTGTTCGGCGCGGCGCTGGTGCCGCTGTCGCAGGCCGTGATGCTCGATTCCTACGCGCTGCACGAACGCGCCAAAGCAATGGCGATCTGGGGCATGGGCGTGATGATGGGGCCGATCATGGGCCCGTCGCTCGGCGCCTGGCTGACGGAAACCTATTCCTGGCACTGGGTGTTCTTCGTCAACCTGCCGTTCGGCATTATCACTGTGCTTGGGCTCGTCATCTTCATGGACGAGACCAAGAAAGACCTCGAGCTGCGGTTCGACTGGTTCGGCTTTACCGCACTCGCGATCGCCATCGGCGCGCTGCAACTCGCGCTGGACCGCGGCGAGCAGCTCGGCTGGCTGGAATCCAATGAGATCATCGCCGAATTCATCATCGCCGGCATCGGCTTCTATTATTTCCTGGCGCATTCGCTGACGACACAACATCCGTTCATCCAGTTCGCGCTGTTCAAGGACAAGAATTTCGTCGGCGGCTGCGTATTCATGGCCGTGATGGGGCTGGTGCTGTTCTCGACCATGGCGCTGTCATCACCGTTCCTGCAGAACGTGATCGGCTATCCGATCATCACCGCGGGCCTTCTGCTGGCGAGCCGCGGCTGCGGCACATTCGTCGCGATGATGCTGGTCGGCCGCATGATGCGCCATATCGAAGCGCGGACGCTGATTGTCTCGGGCCTCGGCATTACCTGCCTGTCGCTGTTCTACATGACCGCCTGGACCGACCAGACCGGCGTGACCGAGATCGTGGTCATCAGCGTGGTCCAGGGCTTTGGCTTCGGCCTGGTATTCGTGCCGCTCTCCACGGTGGCGTTCCTGACGCTACCCAATCATCTGCGCACCGACGGCACCTCGATGCTGACCTTGATGCGCAATGTCGCCAGCTCGATCGGGATTTCGCTGGTGATCTCGCAACTGACACAGGGCACGCGCTACACCTACGCGGTCCTGTCGGAGAATATCAATCCGTTCAATCACGCCCTGCAGATGCCGGGGGTGCGCGACATGGTCGATCTCGCCACCGACAAGGGCCGCGCCATGGCGGATGTGATGGTCAAGGTGCAGGCGCAGATCATCGCGTTCTCGTACGACTACCAGCTCGTGATGATCTTTACCGCCTGCGCCATCCCGCTCGCCATCATGATCGGCTCGACCAAGGCAACGCTGCGCGAGCAGTCGACCGCGCCGGATCATGCGGTGATGGAGTAGGACCGCCATTCGGAGCACCCGCGCTACGGCCGCGGCGGTGCTGAAAGCGCGTCGAGCCGGGCGTAGCTCGCTTCCATTCCCTGCTCCATGCCGGTCGCCAGCATCGTGGCGCGCGTCGCAGCATCTGGCAGCGTCATTCGCATGGTCATCAAGGTGCCGGCTCCGTCCGGTGCGAAGTTGGTTTCGACATGATTGTCAGGTGTCGGGTCCGGCAGATGCATCCGCTCGACATGTACGAGGCGGCTGAACGGCACAACTTCGATAAATTCGCCGGTCAGGTGGAAGCCACCGCCCTTGCCGTCGCTCCATTCGTACCGGATCTTGCCGCCCGGGCGTGCCTCGTTGACGCAGACCGGCATCGTCCAGCCTTCCAGACCAAGCAGCCACTTCTGGATCAGCGCCGGCTCGGTGTGCGCGCGAAACACCGCCTCAGGCGTGGCGGCAAAGCGCCGGGTAACCACGACGTGGGTGTCGCCTTCGGTCTTCAGCGTCAACTTGCTCATGGGATTGCCTTTCACTCTTTGGTTTTCATTTCGGCCAGCACGTCATCCAACCGGTTGTAGTTTGCCGCGAGCGTCTGCCGCAGCATCGCAAGCCATTGGTCGATCTCGGCGACGGCCGCGGGCGCCAGCCGGCATGGCCGTTTCGTGCCGTCGACGCGGCGCAGAATAAGGCCGGCGCCTTCGAGGACCTTGAGGTGACGGGAGATGGCGGGCTGCGTCATCTCGAACGGCTCAGCCAATTCCATGACGGTGGCCTCGCCTAGCGCAAGGCGCGCCAGGATC
This region includes:
- a CDS encoding caspase family protein, which codes for MSGSLKLCRWALAAAAFLLASEPAFAEKRVALIVGNSAYQNVAPLTNPVNDSSKIAATLKDAGFDVVDSRRDLPAAETRRALRDFADRARDADIAVVYYAGHGIEVDGANYLIPVDARLERDTDIYDEGLSLDRILIAIEPAKKLRLVILDACRDNPFARTMKRTVASRAIGQGLAKVEPTSPNVLIAYSAKAGSTAADGDGKNSPFTSALSNHLTKPGLDVRRAFGFVRDEVLKTTNNRQEPFVYGSLGGEDVPLVPAPRAAPAAAAPALSAQAEARRDYELALQIGNKSALNAFLAQYPDGFYSSLAKLQLDKIAAEEARVAATEKARLAEQERARLAAEGAQKSQQAKAEAEAKAAEQARIAAEKAKQVAQEQAAAAEQKRVAAESAAADKASAPAPAEKDKAVNVAALSAGPPQVDVTKSVQAELRRVGCLAGNADGNWNSASQRSLTLFNRYAGTKLDTKVASVDTLDTIKLKSARVCPLVCEHGFKAEGERCTKITCAEGSFLNDDNECEKRSARKPVAKRDRPEARRVPEARQGREPRQAIVTRSQNPNAPGMSQQGRPLTGHERAVGCHSFGAIMSGVCP
- a CDS encoding nuclear transport factor 2 family protein — protein: MSPDRSTVEAVVQTYFDGLYEGDADKLGAIFDASADLRWLEKGELQVLTVPDWLDRVRKRPSAKAEGKPREDFIVTIDRSDNQTAFIKVRCQLPPRYFTDYLVAMKLRDGWKIVSKSYRYDLRE
- a CDS encoding Rieske 2Fe-2S domain-containing protein yields the protein MLRAEDNKFLTESGAGTGMGELLRRFWIPVLLSEELPEADGPPKKIVVMGEELLAFRDTSGVVGVIDQYCPHRGANLWLGRNEECGIRCVYHGWKFDTEGRCVDMPTSYPDLNAKDLIRIKSYPVREWGEMIWAYMGPADQVPELPDLEMALVPPSHRYVSKKWQDCNWVQALEGSIDTAHFTFAHLSFEKEENEILDIKKHFVNPLTRVATDHMRWIAEDPRPVIKINPHEAGLTIAGGRLTGSDNIYWRIAQFLMPVHAYAPSAMPGENIFGQSFVPVTDTNCWIYTYAWNPERPITDAEREAYDRGNGVISEVDENYVPLRNKSNDYLIDRKLQKTHSYTGIKGVSEQDAAVQDSQGPIADRTREHLGPTDLGIMHFRKLVMDAARALQKGEAPPHLKHQDRYAVRSGACVTNKAKDLTAVMIERFGDAAGYVGPGGTRQRSRAGLSKYYSRRS
- a CDS encoding TauD/TfdA dioxygenase family protein, with the protein product MSSLSGKQGPRYRHLADEAEPYETIAVEKLTPIIGAEISGVDIGKLVSDDGRSNRQMDEIHRALAENLVIFFRDQHITPQQHLAFGRKFGELHVHPAAPNEGDPALMKIYADKDSPRANGEGWHTDVSCDVEPPMGSILYIKQCPPRGGDTLFANMYAAYEALSDRMKTYLAGLTALHDGEQTYRGLYANYGVADRVEYPRAEHPVVRTHPVTGKKALYVNRGFTRYIIGIPRDESDAVLAYLYQHAENPLFQCRFRWTENAIAFWDNRCAQHRAMWDYWPHTRSGTRVTVKGERPI
- the ispG gene encoding flavodoxin-dependent (E)-4-hydroxy-3-methylbut-2-enyl-diphosphate synthase, producing the protein MNKPEIIPQDDVAGPKARHKTTQVMVGNVAVGGGAPIVVQSMTNTDTADVEGTIAQVAALTRAGSEMVRITVDREEAAAAVPHIRDGLRKRGITTPLIGDFHYIGHKLLAEYPACAEALDKYRINPGNVGFKNKRDTQFADIIEIANKNNKPVRIGANWGSLDQELLTKLMDENTASPNPRDARAVTREAMVQSALLSAARAQELGMPKNRMILSAKVSAVQDLIAVYQELARRSDYAIHLGLTEAGMGSKGIVASSAALGILLQDGIGDTIRISLTPEPGGDRTLEVQVAQELLQTMGFRTFVPLVAACPGCGRTTSTTFQELARSIQDFIREEMPGWKTQYPGVEQLNVAVMGCIVNGPGESKHANIGISLPGTGEAPAAPVFVDGKKFRTLRGPTIAADFKALVIDYIDQRYGSGSKTPASAVTAAE
- a CDS encoding sulfurtransferase, with product MPARNELITTAELTDLLRQPDLRLFDCTTYLEPAPEGSSLPYLTVPGRHSFEAGHIPGADFLDLQGEFSDPDTELRFTMPDVARLERAFGRHGVSNQSRVVLYSIGTPMWATRFWWMLRSLGFENVAVLDGGLDKWKFEGRPLETGPAKGYEPATFTANPRPGFFVDKHETLAATSERGTVIVNALGPQFHKGLEPSRYGRPGRVPGSCNVSAATLLDPKTKAFVPLAEAEAKFNAQGITKGKRVVAYCGGGISATVDLFLLHQLGYDNLTLYDGSMGEWAKDASLPIETG